The Rhizobium sp. WSM4643 genome contains the following window.
GGCAGCCTCGATCGCGGCGATGTCCCTTTTTGCCGGATCGGCCATGGCCGATGGCGAGAAATATGTGATCGGCACCGATTCGACCTATCCGCCCTTCGAATTCGTAGACGCCAGCGGCACGATCCAAGGCTTCGACATCGACATCACCAAGGCGCTGTGCGCTGAGATGAAGGCCGAATGCACCTTCGTCAGCACCGACTGGGATGGCATCATCCCGGCGCTCAACGCCAAGAAGTTCGACATGATCGTCTCCTCCATGTCGATCACGCCGGAGCGTCTGAAGCTCGTCGACTTCTCAAACAAGTACTACAACACCCCGCCGGCCATTGCCGTGCCGAAGGATTCGACGATATCGGACGTCGCCGGCCTCAAGGGCAAGGTGATCGGCGCGCAGACCTCCACGACGCACGCCAACTACGCCGAGAAGCATCTCGCCGACACCGAGCTCAAGCTCTATCCGACTGCTGACGAATACAAGCTCGACGTTGCCAGCGGCCGTGTCGACGCCGTCATCGACGACGTCGTCGTTCTTTCCGAATGGGTCAAGTCCGACGCCGGCGCCTGCTGCAAGATCCTGACGA
Protein-coding sequences here:
- a CDS encoding transporter substrate-binding domain-containing protein, which codes for MLNPTRIFAAASIAAMSLFAGSAMADGEKYVIGTDSTYPPFEFVDASGTIQGFDIDITKALCAEMKAECTFVSTDWDGIIPALNAKKFDMIVSSMSITPERLKLVDFSNKYYNTPPAIAVPKDSTISDVAGLKGKVIGAQTSTTHANYAEKHLADTELKLYPTADEYKLDVASGRVDAVIDDVVVLSEWVKSDAGACCKILTTLPVDKEINGNGAGIAIRKGDPLKEKLNTAIAAIRASGEYKKIQDKYFDFDVYGE